Proteins encoded together in one Bosea sp. (in: a-proteobacteria) window:
- a CDS encoding DUF3830 family protein translates to MSKLIVTAGPYRFDAKFELDAAPKTCAAFRKQMPFISKIVHVRWSGEGVWMPLGDLDFGVGYENNTAYPAPGHIILYPGGVSETEILLAYGGVQFASKAGVLSGNHFITLTSGLENLYALGRKTLYEGAQDIRFDLVG, encoded by the coding sequence ATGAGCAAGCTGATCGTCACTGCCGGCCCGTACAGGTTCGATGCGAAGTTCGAGCTGGATGCGGCTCCCAAGACCTGCGCCGCGTTCAGGAAGCAGATGCCGTTCATCAGCAAGATCGTGCATGTGCGCTGGAGCGGCGAGGGCGTCTGGATGCCGCTCGGTGATCTCGATTTCGGCGTCGGCTACGAGAACAACACGGCCTATCCGGCGCCCGGCCACATCATCCTCTATCCGGGCGGGGTCAGCGAGACCGAGATCCTGCTCGCCTATGGCGGCGTGCAGTTCGCCAGCAAGGCGGGCGTGCTCTCGGGCAACCACTTCATCACCCTGACCTCGGGGCTGGAGAACCTCTACGCGCTCGGCCGCAAGACGCTCTACGAAGGCGCGCAGGACATCCGCTTCGACCTCGTCGGCTGA
- a CDS encoding polyhydroxyalkanoic acid system family protein, producing MGKPVSITISHELGRDAALARLRGGLDGIRDRLGMVRMQLTEERWEGDALHFGVGALGHAVHGRVEVEDRLVRVEVTLPWMLAVFAEKLKLGVERQGGILLEKPKG from the coding sequence ATGGGCAAGCCCGTTTCCATCACCATCTCCCATGAACTCGGCCGCGATGCTGCGCTCGCACGGCTGCGCGGCGGGCTGGACGGCATCCGCGACCGGCTCGGCATGGTCAGGATGCAGCTCACCGAGGAGCGCTGGGAGGGCGACGCCCTGCATTTCGGCGTCGGCGCGCTCGGCCACGCCGTCCATGGCCGCGTCGAGGTCGAGGACAGGCTCGTGCGCGTCGAGGTGACGCTGCCCTGGATGCTCGCGGTCTTCGCCGAGAAGCTCAAGCTCGGCGTCGAGAGGCAGGGCGGGATCCTGCTGGAGAAACCGAAGGGCTAG